In Cataglyphis hispanica isolate Lineage 1 chromosome 22, ULB_Chis1_1.0, whole genome shotgun sequence, a single window of DNA contains:
- the LOC126857715 gene encoding spectrin beta chain isoform X7 — protein sequence MTTDISVVRGGWDPTLQQEIVDEYEYDGGNSSSRLFERSRIKALAGERELVQKKTFQKWVNSHLVRCSCRIGDLYVDLRDGKMLIRLLEILSGERLPRPTKGKMRIHCLENVDKALQFLREQRVHLENMGSHDIVDGNPRLSLGLIWTIILRFQIQDITIEETDNQETKSAKDALLLWCQMKTAGYHNVNVRNFTTSWRDGLAFNAIIHKHRPDLIQFDKLSKSNAIHNLNNAFNVAEDKLGLTKLLDAEDIFVDHPDEKSIITYVVTYYHYFSKMKQETVQGKRIGKVVGIAMENDRMIHEYESLTSDLLRWIEATIEALGDRRFANSLVGVQSQLSQFSNYRTVEKPPKFVEKGNLEVLLFTLQSKMRANNQKPYTPKEGKMISDINKAWERLEKAEHERELALREELIRQEKLEQLAARFNRKASMRETWLSENQRLVSQDNFGFDLAAVEAAAKKHEAIETDIFAYEERVQAVMAVSQELEAENYHDIERINARKDNVLRLWNYLLELLRARRMRLELSLQLQQNFQEKLYILDSMEEIKMRLLTDDYGKHLMGVEDLLQKHSLVEADINVLGERVKAVVQQSQRFLEHGEGYRPCDPAIIVERVQQLENAYAELVRLAIERRTRLEESRKLWQFYWDMADEENWIKEKEQIVSTGDIGHDLTTINLLLSKHKALENEIQSHEPQLMSVAAVGDELVRQQHFGSDRIQERLQEILAMWNHLLDLAAFRRKRLEEAVDYHQLFADADDIDIWMLDTLRLVSSEDVGRDEANVQSLLKKHKDVTDELKNYATTIEQLHQQASTLGEQDAKSPEVLERLTSIDNRYKELLELAKVRKQRLLDALSLYKVFSETDGVEQWIGEKNRMLDTMVPVKDIEDVEIMKHRYNGFEKEMNANASRVAVVNQLARQLLHVEHPNSEQIIARQNELNQKWAELREKAESKREELNSAHGVQTFHIECRETVSWIEDKKRILQQTDSLEMDLTGVMTLQRRLSGMERDLAAIQAKLDSLEKEAEVIQKEHPEEAAVIRDRIAQIHLIWEQLTQMLKERDAKLEEAGDLHRFLRDLDHFQAWLTKTQTDVASEDTPTSLADAEKLLTQHQNIKEEIDNYTDDYQKMMEYGERLTTEAGDGDTQYMFLRERLNALKMGWEELHQMWVNRQNLLSNSLNLQVFDRDARQAEVLLSQQEHILAKDETPANFEQAEHMIKRHEAFMTTMDANDEKINSVVQFAGRLVDEGHFAADKVKKKAESINERRRVNRERANQLMEKLKDQLQLQMFLQDCEELGEWVQEKHITAQDETYRSAKTIHSKWTRHQAFEAEIASNKDRLQQLQQAAEELIQQKPDLAEIINPKVAELADQFVDLETTTHDKGERLFDANREVLIHQTCDDIDSWMNELEKQIESTDTGSDLASVNILMQKQQMIETQMAVKAKQVTELDKQAQHLQRTVPDDKMEEIKCKKEKVAQRFAQLKAPLIDRQRQLEKKKEAFQFRRDIEDEKLWIAEKMPQATSTEYGNSLFNVHMLKKKNQSLRTEIDNHEPRINLVCNNGQKLIDEGHEDSPEFQKLISELTEKWRELKDAVDDRNKHLLQNEKAQQYFFDATEAESWMSEQELYMMVEDRGKDEISAQNLMKKHESLEHAVEDYAETIRQLGETARQLINDQHPLADQIAVKQSQVDKLYAGLKDLAGERRAKLDEALQLFMLNREVDDLEQWIQERELVAGSHELGQDYDHVTLLWERFKEFARDTEAIGSERVEAVNGIADSLIATGHSDAATIAEWKDGLNEVWQDLLELIETRTQMLVASRELHKFFHDCKDVLGRILEKQNAMSDELGRDAGSVSALQRKHANFIQDLSTLQSQVTQIEEESAKLQASYAGDKAREITNREAEVVAAWNNLQSLCEGRRTKLEDTGDLFRFFNMVRTLMIWMDDVVRQMNTSEKPRDVAGVELLMNNHQSLKAEIDAREDNLMACINLGKDLLARNHYASAQIKEKLAALTDHRNALLHRWEERWENLQLILEVYQFARDAAVAEAWLIAQEPYLMSQELGHTIDEVENLIKKHEAFEKSAAAQEERFSALHRLTTFELKELKRREQEREEEERRKKEEAAAAEAARLAKATPVTSPDEPLSERAETDGATSGERAGEDEGHVAHRKASTRTPQPQDKPKEVHAQKPRQLSFRVGEGIPVAPTSAKTPPHGTPRTPTSGFRFQRS from the exons ATGACGACCGATATCTCGGTGGTGCGCGGGGGATGGGACCCCACGCTGCAACAAGAGATTGTCGACGAGTACGAATACGACGGGGGAAACTCGAGTTCGAGACTTTTCGAACGCTCACGTATCAAGGCGTTAGCTG gTGAGCGTGAATTAGTGCAAAAGAAGACTTTCCAGAAATGGGTCAACTCCCACTTGGTTCGATGTTCGTGCCGGATCGGCGATTTATACGTCGATCTGCGCGACGGCAAAATGCTGATAAGACTCTTGGAGATTCTATCGGGTGAGCGTTTACCGCGTCCCACCAAGGGCAAGATGCGCATCCATTGCTTAGAAAATGTGGACAAGGCCCTGCAATTCTTGCGCGAGCAAAGGGTACATCTGGAGAATATGGGTTCTCATGACATCGTCGACGGGAATCCTCGTCTGAGTTTGGGTCTTATCTGGACGATCATCCTGCGATTCCAGATCCAAGATATTACAATCGAAGAGACGGACAATCAGGAGACCAAGTCCGCCAAGGACGCTTTACTACTTTGGTGTCAGATGAAGACCGCCGGTTATCACAACGTAAATGTAAGAAACTTTACGACATCGTGGCGGGACGGTCTGGCATTTAACGCAATCATCCATAAACACCGTCCGGACTTAATCCAGTTCGATAAGCTCTCCAAGTCGAACGCGATCCATAATCTTAACAATGCATTCAATGTCGCGGAAGACAAACTCGGTCTCACGAAACTCTTGGACGCTGAAGATATCTTCGTCGACCATCCGGACGAGAAGTCCATTATAACATATGTCGTTACATATTATCATTACTTCTCGAAGATGAAGCAAGAGACGGTGCAAGGTAAAAGGATCGGCAAAGTGGTCGGTATCGCGATGGAGAACGATCGTATGATACACGAATATGAGAGTCTCACCAGCGATCTTCTGCGCTGGATCGAAGCCACAATAGAGGCGCTTGGCGATCGCAGATTTGCGAATTCTCTAGTTGGCGTTCAGTCGCAACTCTCACAATTCTCGAATTATCGTACCGTGGAGAAACCGCCTAAATTCGTGGAGAAGGGTAATCTTGAAGTACTGTTGTTCACTCTGCAATCGAAAATGCGCGCAAACAATCAGAAACCTTACACGCCCAAAGAGGGTAAGATGATATCCGACATCAACAAGGCCTGGGAGAGACTAGAAAAGGCGGAGCACGAACGAGAATTGGCCTTACGTGAGGAATTGATTCGGCAGGAGAAGTTGGAGCAATTAGCGGCTAGATTTAATCGAAAGGCCAGCATGCGCGAGACATGGTTGTCAGAGAATCAACGACTGGTGTCGCAGGACAACTTTGGCTTTGACCTTGCCGCCGTGGAAGCTGCTGCCAAGAAACACGAAGCTATAGAAACCGACATTTTTGCCTATGAAGAGCGCGTGCAGGCTGTCATGGCAGTCTCACAGGAGCTCGAGGCTGAGAATTATCATGACATCGAGCGTATCAATGCCCGTAAAGACAACGTACTACGTTTGTGGAACTATCTTCTAGAACTGCTCCGTGCTAGGCGAATGCGGCTGGAGCTGTCGCTGCAACTGCAACAAAACTTCCAGGAGAAGTTATATATTCTGGATAGCATGGAGGAAATAAAGATGCGACTACTGACGGACGATTACGGTAAACACCTTATGGGCGTGGAGGATCTACTGCAAAAGCACTCTCTTGTCGAGGCAGACATCAACGTGTTAGGCGAGAGAGTCAAGGCCGTCGTTCAACAGAGCCAGAGATTCTTAGAGCACGGAGAGGGCTATCGACCATGCGACCCGGCCATCATAGTTGAACGTGTGCAACAGCTGGAGAATGCGTACGCCGAACTGGTGCGGCTAGCGATTGAGCGTCGCACCAGACTTGAGGAATCTCGGAAGCTTTGGCAATTTTATTGGGACATGGCCGATGAGGAGAATTGGATAAAGGAGAAGGAACAAATTGTATCTACGGGCGACATTGGTCACGATTTGACGACTATTAATCTGTTATTATCTAAGCACAAGGCGttagaaaatgaaatacaGTCACATGAGCCACAATTAATGTCGGTCGCTGCTGTTGGCGATGAACTAGTCCGGCAACAGCATTTCGGTTCGGATCGTATTCAAGAGAGACTCCAAGAAATTCTTGCCATGTGGAATCATCTACTGGATCTGGCAGCTTTCAGAAGAAAACGGCTCGAAGAGGCTGTTGATTACCACCAGCTCTTTGCGGACGCAGACGATATTGACATTTGGATGTTGGATACATTACGGCTCGTCTCATCGGAAGATGTTGGTAGAGACGAGGCAAATGTGCAATCGTTATTGAAAAAGCATAAGGACGTGACAGATGAGCTCAAGAATTACGCTACGACTATCGAGCAACTTCATCAGCAGGCGTCTACGTTGGGCGAGCAGGATGCCAAGTCGCCGGAAGTCCTGGAAAGACTGACCTCGATAGACAACAGGTACAAAGAGCTTCTCGAGCTGGCTAAAGTGCGTAAGCAAAGACTCTTGGATGCCTTGTCATTGTACAAGGTATTCAGCGAGACTGACGGAGTTGAGCAATGGATCGGCGAGAAAAACAGGATGTTGGATACGATGGTGCCCGTCAAGGACATCGAAGACGTCGAGATCATGAAACACCGTTACAACGGCTTTGAGAAAGAAATGAACGCAAATGCATCTCGCGTCGCCGTGGTTAATCAATTAGCTAGACAATTGCTACACGTCGAGCATCCGAACTCGGAACAGATAATCGCACGACAGAATGAACTCAATCAGAAATGGGCCGAGCTGCGCGAGAAGGCGGAGAGCAAACGCGAAGAGTTGAACTCCGCACACGGCGTGCAGACATTCCATATTGAGTGTCGCGAGACCGTGTCGTGGATCGAAGATAAGAAGCGAATCTTGCAGCAGACTGATAGTCTAGAGATGGATCTGACCGGCGTGATGACGTTACAGCGCAGACTGAGTGGCATGGAACGTGATCTGGCGGCCATTCAAGCCAAATTGGATTCTCTGGAGAAGGAAGCGGAGGTCATACAGAAAGAACATCCAGAAGAGGCAGCTGTGATACGCGACAGAATCGCGCAGATCCATCTGATTTGGGAGCAGCTAACGCAAATGTTAAAGGAACGTGACGCCAAACTCGAAGAGGCCGGAGATTTGCACCGGTTCCTGCGTGATCTCGATCACTTCCAAGCATGGCTCACGAAAACTCAGACTGACGTTGCCAGCGAGGACACACCAACCAGCCTCGCTGATGCCGAGAAGCTCCTTACACAGCATCAGAACATCAAGGAAGAAATCGATAATTACACCGACGATTATCAGAAGATGATGGAATACGGTGAACGATTGACAACGGAGGCTGGCGATGGCGATACACAATACATGTTCCTACGGGAAAGATTGAATGCGCTGAAGATGGGCTGGGAAGAGCTACATCAGATGTGGGTGAATCGTCAGAATTTGCTATCCAATTCTTTGAATCTACAGGTGTTTGATCGAGACGCGCGTCAAGCGGAAGTACTCCTATCGCAACAGGAGCACATTCTCGCTAAGGATGAAACGCCAGCCAACTTCGAACAAGCAGAGCATATGATCAAGCGGCACGAAGCTTTTATGACGACTATGGACGCCAACGATGAAAAGATTAATTCAGTTGTGCAATTTGCCGGACGTTTGGTCGATGAGGGACACTTCGCGGCCGATAAAGTGAAGAAGAAGGCCGAGAGCATCAACGAGCGTCGCCGAGTCAATCGCGAGAGAGCTAATCAACTTATGGAGAAACTGAAAGATCAGCTTCAGTTACAGATGTTCCTGCAGGATTGCGAGGAACTTGGCGAATGGGTGCAAGAGAAACATATCACCGCTCAGGACGAGACATATAGAAGCGCAAAGACTATTCACAGCAAGTGGACTCGTCACCAGGCATTTGAGGCGGAGATTGCGAGCAATAAAGATCGTTTGCAACAATTGCAGCAAGCCGCGGAAGAATTGATTCAACAGAAACCAGACTTGGCCGAAATTATTAACCCGAAAGTAGCCGAATTAGCGGATCAATTCGTGGATTTGGAGACTACGACTCATGATAAAGGTGAACGATTGTTTGATGCAAATCGCGAGGTATTGATACACCAGACTTGCGATGACATCGACTCTTGGATGAACGAGCTGGAGAAGCAGATAGAGAGTACTGACACTGGTTCTGATTTGGCTTCTGTGAATATATTGATGCAGAAGCAACAAATGATCGAGACACAAATGGCGGTGAAAGCAAAACAAGTTACCGAACTTGACAAGCAGGCGCAACATTTGCAGCGCACAGTGCCGGACGATAAAATGGAGGAGATCAAGTGCAAAAAGGAGAAAGTTGCTCAGAGATTCGCGCAGCTTAAGGCGCCGCTCATTGATCGCCAACGACAGctcgagaaaaagaaggaagccTTCCAATTCCGGCGCGACATCGAAGATGAGAAACTGTGGATTGCGGAGAAGATGCCGCAGGCAACTAGTACCGAATACGGAAACTCGTTGTTTAATGTTCACATgctgaagaagaaaaatcaatcGTTGCGTACCGAGATCGACAACCATGAACCTAGGATCAATCTAGTGTGCAATAACGGACAGAAGCTGATAGATGAAGGACACGAGGATAGTCCTGAATTCCAGAAACTGATATCCGAATTAACAGAAAAGTGGCGCGAGCTAAAGGACGCGGTCGATGATAGAAACAAGCATTTGCTGCAAAACGAGAAGGCGCAGCAGTACTTCTTCGACGCTACCGAAGCCGAGTCGTGGATGAGCGAGCAGGAGCTGTACATGATGGTTGAAGATCGTGGTAAGGATGAGATCTCTGCAcagaatttgatgaaaaagcACGAGTCTTTGGAACACGCGGTCGAGGATTACGCGGAAACGATTCGTCAACTTGGCGAGACTGCCCGGCAGCTCATAAACGATCAGCATCCGTTGGCCGATCAGATCGCCGTGAAGCAATCGCAGGTAGACAAACTCTATGCCGGTTTGAAGGATCTGGCGGGTGAGCGACGCGCCAAATTGGACGAGGCACTCCAATTATTCATGTTGAACCGCGAGGTCGATGATCTCGAACAATGGATTCAGGAACGCGAACTGGTCGCCGGTAGTCACGAATTGGGTCAGGATTACGATCACGTAACTTTATTGTGGGAGAGATTTAAGGAATTTGCGCGCGACACTGAAGCGATCGGTTCCGAGCGCGTAGAAGCCGTGAACGGCATCGCCGATTCTCTGATTGCCACCGGGCACTCCGATGCGGCGACGATCGCTGAATGGAAGGACGGCTTAAACGAAGTCTGGCAAGATCTGCTCGAATTAATTGAGACGCGCACGCAGATGTTGGTGGCCAGTCGTGAACTGCACAAGTTCTTCCACGACTGCAAGGATGTTCTCGGCAGAATCCTGGAAAAACAAAACGCCATGTCAGATGAATTGGGACGAGATGCCGGCTCGGTATCTGCCCTCCAACGTAAGCACGCCAACTTCATCCAGGATTTGTCCACATTGCAGAGTCAAGTTACGCAGATCGAGGAGGAATCCGCCAAACTGCAAGCGAGTTACGCCGGTGACAAAGCACGAGAGATTACGAATCGTGAAGCCGAAGTTGTGGCAGCATGGAACAATTTGCAATCACTGTGCGAGGGCAGACGAACTAAACTGGAAGACACCGGAGATCTCTTCAGATTCTTCAACATGGTTAGGACCTTGATGATCTGGATGGACGACGTTGTGCGTCAAATGAATACATCCGAAAAGCCACGCGACGTTGCCGGTGTTGAATTACTGATGAACAATCATCAGAGTTTAAAGGCGGAAATCGATGCCAGAGAGGATAATCTGATGGCGTGCATTAATCTCGGGAAAGACTTGCTAGCCAGAAATCATTACGCTAGCGCACagataaaggaaaaattggCAGCATTGACCGATCACAGAAACGCGCTTTTACATCGGTGGGAAGAACGTTGGGAAAATTTGCAGCTCA TTTTGGAAGTCTATCAGTTTGCCCGAGATGCAGCAGTTGCTGAAGCATGGTTAATCGCTCAAGAACCGTATCTTATGAGCCAGGAGCTCGGT catacTATCGACGAAGTTGAAAATTTGATCAAGAAACATGAAGCTTTTGAAAAATCGGCAGCTGCACAAGAAGAAAGATTTAGTGCCTTGCACCGGCTTACCACA TTTGAATTGAAAGAACTGAAGCGACGGGAGCAAGAAAgggaagaagaggaaagacGTAAGAAGGAAGAGGCGGCAGCGGCGGAGGCCGCACGTTTGGCCAAGGCAACGCCCGTTACTAGTCCAGACGAACCACTTAGTGAAAG AGCCGAAACTGACGGAGCAACAAGCGGAGAACGCGCTGGAGAAGACGAGGGACACG TGGCACATCGCAAGGCTTCTACACGTACACCACAGCCTCAAGACAAGCCCAAGGAAG TGCATGCACAAAAACCTAGGCAACTGTCTTTCCGGGTAGGAGAAGGGATTCCTGTCGCGCCAACCTCTGCAAAAACTCCGCCGCATGGTACTCCTCGCACACCGACAA GTGGTTTTCGTTTCCAACGGTCCTAA